A window of Patescibacteria group bacterium contains these coding sequences:
- a CDS encoding GNAT family N-acetyltransferase, with product MIIEKLQEKNIKEFCDLAQRIILDLSYYSDIAKKNYAKSFEVKEIQNKIKNENKLFLSAKNNNKIVGFMYGFFDNTGLFWIEWIGINEENRRKGIGNEILKFLINYLKESKKVHKIVCDIRTSNLPSQKFFAKNKFNKIALLKNFWHKEDFEIWELTL from the coding sequence ATGATAATTGAAAAACTTCAAGAAAAAAATATTAAAGAATTTTGCGACTTGGCACAAAGAATAATTTTAGATTTGTCATATTATTCAGACATTGCAAAGAAAAATTATGCAAAAAGTTTTGAAGTTAAAGAGATACAAAATAAAATAAAAAACGAAAATAAATTATTTTTGAGTGCTAAAAATAATAACAAAATAGTTGGTTTTATGTACGGATTTTTTGATAATACCGGACTTTTTTGGATTGAATGGATTGGAATTAATGAAGAAAATAGACGCAAAGGAATTGGCAATGAGATTCTAAAATTTTTGATAAATTACTTAAAAGAATCAAAAAAAGTACACAAAATTGTTTGTGATATTAGAACTTCAAATTTGCCTTCACAAAAATTTTTTGCAAAAAATAAATTTAATAAAATTGCACTTCTAAAAAATTTTTGGCACAAAGAAGATTTTGAAATTTGGGAATTAACATTATAA